The nucleotide sequence CAATCTTGTTCACTCGTTCATCCCGACTTACCCCGATCGATACAACTCGTTCACTACACGATTCGTAACCGTCGCCACCTGTCAACTGCGCGATTCTTTCTTCGCCGTTCTGCAGGACGACCCGAATTTTGGCGCCGATCGCATCACGGCTGGATTGGGTTCCAATGAGTTTCAGGCAGAGCGAATGACACTGATTTTCCGTCGCATTCGTCGCCAGTAGAACGGGCTTTTCCAGGTCGGTCGCGACGAAGTCCGTCAGACCATCCCGATTCCAGTCGATCAGGGCGAGACCTCGGGCAAGTCTTTCGTCTCGCCAGAATTCGCCCCCCACCTGATCGGAGATTTCGACGAACCGGGCGTCATCAAGTCCATGGAAAATCTGTGCCTTCATGCGAAACGGTTCATTCAAAAATTCGTCAATGTGGCCATTCATCACGACCAACTCGGGACGGCCATCGCGATCCGCATCGATGAATTGAGTACCAAAGCCGAGAGGCTCAAACGTGGGCTTTCGAAGCCCGGCCCGCTGAGTCTGATCCTCATAGACGTCCCCTGCCTGCGATAAGTACAACGTATTCGACTCGCGTGCGAAGTTCGTGATAAACAGATCCAGCTTTCCGTCACGGTTTACGTCCCAGGTGGCAATCCCCATGCACGCCTGGGCCAGACCGTTCGCGTCAAGCGCGACACCCCGCAAGAATGCCTCATCGACAAAGCGAAGCGCGCCTCCTGCTTGCTCCGTTTGATTGATCAGCAGAAAATTTGCCGTCATGTCGTTCGAGATAAAAACATCGGGTCGGTGGTCATCATTGAAGTCACCGATGACGAGGCCCAGTCCCATCCCGAGCGGAAGGTCCAGTCCCGCTTCCGCCTGAAGTTCCTGAAAGCGGCCGTCACCCAGATTGACCGCCACGGTGTCGAGCGCGGCATTGAACATTGTCGGGCGACAAACGACGGGCCTACGAAATTCGTCGTAGCAAGTCGCCGTCAGAAAGTCCTGTCCTTCGCAGTAATTGACATCGAAGATCTCGGGCAAGCCATCCCCATTCAAATCGGCAATCGCGCAGCTCACCGTCCACGCCGATTGCTGAATCCCCGCTTCATCCGTGACATCCCGGAATGTTCCATCACCACAGTTGCAGAACAGCTTGTTCCGTCCCAGGTTGGCCACATAGATGTCGGGGAATCCATCATTGTTGTAATCGCCTACCGTCACCCCCTGGGAGTAAGACGTCTCATCGATTCCCGCCGGAACGGTCACAGACTCAAACCGCTCGCCCCGGTGATTGCGGTAGAGAGCATCACTGGGCCCGGTAGCACTTGAAAGAGGAAGCGGTTTGCCTTGCGCGAAGTAGAGATCCGACCACCCATCCTGATCGAAATCCAGGACTGCGACCCCTGCCCCCATCGTTTCATAAATCTTGTGCCCCGAGTCCTGAGCGGACGTGTTGATATAGCGAAAGTCCAGTCCTGCCAACTCAGCCTGGTCCACGAACCGGATCTCAGTCGACTCACCTTCCCTCGTCGGCTCGCCCCCCGCTGGGCTGGCCGCAGACTGGGTCCAGTCGGGTAACGGATATTTCAACCACTCACTTTTATCCCCTGCCAGGCTGCCGGGCTTCGTCCGCGTTGACCCGGCCAGTGCCGCCTGTGCAGCGAGGTCTTTTTTCCGGGCCAGCATGGGATCACCAGGAGCAGGACGAACACGCCTTTCATAAACATCGGCCCACCCCCAGGCCTCCCATAATCGCCCCGTCGCTGCGAGTTCCGAGATCATAGGTTCAATTAACAAATGGGACTGAGGCTCACCCATGCGGGAACTGAGATCGGTGATCCGCTGAAGGCTGCGTGCCCGCTCGGTATACGATGTACCGAGTTCGGCCAGGCCGCGAGATTTGAGTACCTGCCCCATCAACATGTTGGCCGAAAGGCTTTCCGGCTCGCGAACGAGTGCCTCATGCAAGCAACGGATCGCGGGGTCGGGTTTTCCGTTGAGATTCAGCCATTTCGCCCGTGCCAACCAGATCCGTCCGTCGTTCTCGCTCGTGGGATGAAGTTGAGCATTCCAGGCGAGAAACTTCTCAGGTGCGAAATCCGCGTAGATCTCTCCCAGGATACTCTGTGCTTCGTTGTCCCCCGGGTCGGCCTTCACGACCTCGAGCAGGTATTGTTCTGCCTCGGAGACGCGGTTTCGATCCAGCTCATGCATCGCCTGCGGTAACAGCGGCGACTTTTCATTCGGATCGGCTTTGAGCATCAGTTCGAGCCGACCCGAGTCATCAACCGTGGGATTGACAGAAGACAGCACGACCAGATCATCCTGCGTAAACGCGTTCTTCTGAATCAGTCGGACCAGGCACTCAACCACCTCGGCACGATGTCCCGTCACAGCAAAAATCTGCGCCAGGTAGCGATCAGGTTCAGGCACTTTCGGGTTCGCTACACTCGCCAGCCGCAGGGTGTTAATCGCGGGTCGGATGAGATTCCGCGTCATCCAGTTTCTACCCAATTGCACGGCAAGGGAACTGGCTCGAGCCGGATCCAGTCGCACCAGTTGCTCAAGTGCCGTCAGCGACCGGGACGCATCTCCCCCCCGCGCGGACGCATCGGCCAGCAGAGCCCATGCTTCTTTCAGGTCAGGGTACTGCTCCACTGCCCGCTCCAGCGTGCTGACGGCCTGCGCGTAATCGCGCTGGTCCAAGGCGGTCTGACTTTGTTCGAGCAACTCGTCTGCGGTGGGATTTGCGTTAAATACCTTGAAGGCCACCGCCGTCGCACCCGCGATTCCGATGACGATCAACAAAGGCAGCAGCCACGGCCTCGTATTGTGTGAGCGTGTCGCCAGAGGAACCGGCTTCGGGCGGTCATCAGAAGTGGACAATTCATTTCCTGTCGAACGAGAGAATCGAGGAATGGCCGACGTGCCGAATCGGCGGCAGCTTGATTGATTTCGATCCCGCATTCGCATTGGATCTCAGCAAACAGCGGTTTCTGCACCGACATAAAACAGCAACGTCACCGCACGACCGAAGTCGCGCGGTGACGTTAGAATTATTCGTGCTGTTCCGAGATTGCAAATCAATTCGGATTAGAACTCGCCGACGACCTTTCCGTCAGCAATGTAGCCGAGGCTCTGGCGCGTCACCGCGTCAATGTTCTCGCTGATGAAACGGACGGAACCATCAACGAGCAGGACCTGACAGCCGCCCGTGTGCATACTCCCGACGGTTCCCCATTCACCCAGTTTCCCGGGTGGGTTTTTCACGCTCCAGGGAGTTCCTGGCCCCCAGCCGCAACAGTCCCAGTCGTTGATTTTTCGCTGGCCATTCAGATTGGCAAAATCGACCCCTTGGCCGACGTGCTGCATACAGGCCCATGATCCCGTGATACCATCGTAGACATTGAGAGTCTGTTCTGCGACAGCGACCGTGTTACTCGTTCCGTCCGAAACATCTCGCATGGAGGAGTTGGATTCAGGACCGAACAGCGCCCTCGCATACTGATTCTGTGTATCCCAGTTATAGTCCCCGAAAGGGGGGGAAACGCTAAAACCATAGTTGGTTTTATAGGCAGGCCTGTTTGTTTCACAGCCGTAGTTGCCATCGAATCCCGGGAAGATCGCCTGTCCGGAATCCGAAGGGCAAAGCAGCGCCACCAGTTTGGTCGCTGCGGCGTTGGCGTTCTCGATCGTCGGTCCCCCGTTCGCAAGTGGGACCGTCGCGGTGGACCAGCTTGGCCCCATATAGCGTCCCATTGCTGCGCTATGGTTAATAGTGTTAAACAGGGGTGCCTGATCGAAGTACGGCAGCAACTGAACCCAACCCGTTGTATTCTTTACCTGTCGGATGGTGGGGTTGTTGTAGGCGTTTGGACCCGATCCGGAAACCGAGAATGGGAAGACATTGAATCCGCTGTGATAGTTGTGCAGTGCCAAACCAATCTGCTTGAGATTGTTCTTGCATTGAGTTCGTCTCGCTGCCTCGCGGGCCTGCTGCACCGCAGGCAACAGAAGCGCAATCAACACTGCAATAATTGCAATGACGACGAGCAACTCGATCAGTGTAAAAGCTCTTCGATCCCGCCACCTTAATCTGGACTTCGCCCTCGGCTTCATTTGCATGCCTCCATCAAAAAAGAGAAGAAACAAACACAACAGAAGAGAAACAAAAGCCACCCCCGGACGGCACTCTGATTTGAGGACCTGGAGGATTATGAAGAAGATGTAAGGTTATTTCTTTTTCGGCGCCGAAGTTGAAATCGTGAAATCCAGATCTGTCACCCCTTTCTCAGGGATTTCAATCCGGTTGTGCATCCCTGCGCGCGAGGGGTCGCTATACATGGCGGAAACAGACTCGCGCGACTGAACCATCGTGGGGGATTCGTTTTCGCCCAGAGGAGAACCATCCGGTTTGACCCGACGAGAGAAATACACCTCGTATTTGCCGGGGGGAATTCCCTCCTTCGAGGAAACGTGGATCACTTTGAATTTCCCGTCGTTATCGGTGATGGCCCAGCAGCCGCCGACGGCTTTGTTGTTCTCGATGGGCTGAAAGCTCAGCCGCACTCCCGCTAGGGGTCGGCCATTCACCTTGACCAGGCCGGCCGCCGGAACGAGCTTTTCCGGTTTCGGGCCGGACTTCCCGCAACCGAGCGTTCCGATCAGCATCGCCATCGCGATGGATGAGACCGAGAAGAGTCGAACGACGGGTGAACTCGTTAATTGAGAACGCGGATCCGAATCACGCTGCATTGCCATAATAGACGCTTACCCCTGAGACACAGATGCTGAAACCTGAGGCAGTCAAAAGTCGTGCGAATATCACTCGTGCGAAACTCAGCTCGCTAGAGATCGGTTTTCCGCAGTGT is from Schlesneria sp. DSM 10557 and encodes:
- a CDS encoding FG-GAP-like repeat-containing protein, yielding MSTSDDRPKPVPLATRSHNTRPWLLPLLIVIGIAGATAVAFKVFNANPTADELLEQSQTALDQRDYAQAVSTLERAVEQYPDLKEAWALLADASARGGDASRSLTALEQLVRLDPARASSLAVQLGRNWMTRNLIRPAINTLRLASVANPKVPEPDRYLAQIFAVTGHRAEVVECLVRLIQKNAFTQDDLVVLSSVNPTVDDSGRLELMLKADPNEKSPLLPQAMHELDRNRVSEAEQYLLEVVKADPGDNEAQSILGEIYADFAPEKFLAWNAQLHPTSENDGRIWLARAKWLNLNGKPDPAIRCLHEALVREPESLSANMLMGQVLKSRGLAELGTSYTERARSLQRITDLSSRMGEPQSHLLIEPMISELAATGRLWEAWGWADVYERRVRPAPGDPMLARKKDLAAQAALAGSTRTKPGSLAGDKSEWLKYPLPDWTQSAASPAGGEPTREGESTEIRFVDQAELAGLDFRYINTSAQDSGHKIYETMGAGVAVLDFDQDGWSDLYFAQGKPLPLSSATGPSDALYRNHRGERFESVTVPAGIDETSYSQGVTVGDYNNDGFPDIYVANLGRNKLFCNCGDGTFRDVTDEAGIQQSAWTVSCAIADLNGDGLPEIFDVNYCEGQDFLTATCYDEFRRPVVCRPTMFNAALDTVAVNLGDGRFQELQAEAGLDLPLGMGLGLVIGDFNDDHRPDVFISNDMTANFLLINQTEQAGGALRFVDEAFLRGVALDANGLAQACMGIATWDVNRDGKLDLFITNFARESNTLYLSQAGDVYEDQTQRAGLRKPTFEPLGFGTQFIDADRDGRPELVVMNGHIDEFLNEPFRMKAQIFHGLDDARFVEISDQVGGEFWRDERLARGLALIDWNRDGLTDFVATDLEKPVLLATNATENQCHSLCLKLIGTQSSRDAIGAKIRVVLQNGEERIAQLTGGDGYESCSERVVSIGVSRDERVNKIEVQWPSGHKDLFENVAVAAKWLAIESRSTLVEFNSDR
- a CDS encoding DUF1559 domain-containing protein, with protein sequence MKPRAKSRLRWRDRRAFTLIELLVVIAIIAVLIALLLPAVQQAREAARRTQCKNNLKQIGLALHNYHSGFNVFPFSVSGSGPNAYNNPTIRQVKNTTGWVQLLPYFDQAPLFNTINHSAAMGRYMGPSWSTATVPLANGGPTIENANAAATKLVALLCPSDSGQAIFPGFDGNYGCETNRPAYKTNYGFSVSPPFGDYNWDTQNQYARALFGPESNSSMRDVSDGTSNTVAVAEQTLNVYDGITGSWACMQHVGQGVDFANLNGQRKINDWDCCGWGPGTPWSVKNPPGKLGEWGTVGSMHTGGCQVLLVDGSVRFISENIDAVTRQSLGYIADGKVVGEF